AGGCGGAGTCCACGGGCGAAGGCGAGAGCGGCGCCGACGCCGCGGCCGCCCGGGAGGAGGTCCGCGACCTCGTTCGGGCGAGCCTGCTGCTGTCGACCCTGGTGGGCGTCGCGGGCGCGGTCCTGATGGTGCTCATCGGGCACGCCGTGATCTGGCTCGGCCAGGACCCGGACGTGGTCGACGCCGCCAAGCCCGTCCTCTACACGATGGCGCCCGGCCTGATCCCCTGTCTGTGGTTCCAGGCGATACGCCAGTTCACCGTCGGCATGCGCCGCCCCCAGGCCCTGCTGCGGATCACCCTGGCCTCGATCGCCGTCAACGCCGGCCTCAACTGGGCCTTCATCCACGGCACGTGGATCTTCCCCGAACTGGGCCTGCCCGGCATCGGCCTGGCCACCAGCCTGGTCTACGCCCTGTCCTGTCTCGCCCTGTATCTCTCCGCCCGGCGCGACAGCCGACTCGCCCCGGTGCTGTCCCTCGCCGTCTGGAAGACCCGCCCCGCCACCCTGCGCGGACTCACCGGCCTCGGTACGCCGATCGCGGCCACCTACGGCTCCGAGGCGGGCTTCTTCTTCGTCGTCGCCCTCTTCGCCGGCAGTTTCGGCACGGCGGCCCTGGCCGCCCACACCGCCGTCAACCAGCTCGTCTACATCGTCTTCCAGATAGCCGTCGGCCTCTCCCACGCCGCGTCCATCGGCGTCAGCCGGGAGCTGGCACTGCGCCGTCTGGCCGCCGCCCAGCGCCTCAAGACCACGGCCCTGGCCTGCGCCGGCGTTGTCATGGCCGTGGTCGGTGTGGTCTACGTGACCCTGCCGGGCCTCGTCCTCGCGCCGTTCCTCGACAGCGGTGACGACCGGGCGGTCGAGATCGCCACGCAGCTGCTCCTGGTCGCGGCGGTCCTGCAGTTCTTCGACTGCACCCAGAACATCGGGGTCGGTCTGCTGCGGGGCCTCGACGACACCAAGGGGGGTTTCCGCGTCACCCTCGTCGGCTACTGGCTCGTCGGCCTC
This genomic stretch from Streptomyces deccanensis harbors:
- a CDS encoding MATE family efflux transporter, yielding MPPALARLLGDSRALATLAVPLALTQLAQVALTTTDTVMMGLLGTEALAAGGLAMVIFNQLRTMGVGMVTAVGNQVAAADAQAESTGEGESGADAAAAREEVRDLVRASLLLSTLVGVAGAVLMVLIGHAVIWLGQDPDVVDAAKPVLYTMAPGLIPCLWFQAIRQFTVGMRRPQALLRITLASIAVNAGLNWAFIHGTWIFPELGLPGIGLATSLVYALSCLALYLSARRDSRLAPVLSLAVWKTRPATLRGLTGLGTPIAATYGSEAGFFFVVALFAGSFGTAALAAHTAVNQLVYIVFQIAVGLSHAASIGVSRELALRRLAAAQRLKTTALACAGVVMAVVGVVYVTLPGLVLAPFLDSGDDRAVEIATQLLLVAAVLQFFDCTQNIGVGLLRGLDDTKGGFRVTLVGYWLVGLPAAALLGLTTGLDTLGIWLGLLTGLATTAVLLLRRYNQGLGRLPHPIQPAPSRA